The Cronobacter sakazakii genome has a window encoding:
- the pepT gene encoding peptidase T, producing the protein MDKLLERFLQYVTMDTQSRAGVKHVPSTESQWKLLNLLKNQMEELGMVNVSLSEHGTLMGTLPANVDKPVPPIGFISHVDTSPDFTAKNVNPQIVENYRGGDIALGTGEEILSPVMFPVLHQLLGHTLITTDGKTLLGADDKAGVAEIMTAMATLSQKNIPHGDIRVAFTPDEEVGKGAKYFDVEAFDARWAYTMDGSGIGELEYENFNAASVTIKIVGNNVHPGSAKGVMVNALSLAARIHALVPADESPECTEGYEGFYHLHTMKGSVDRAEMHYIIRDFDRENFEARKRRMMDIAKQVGKGLHPDCYIELAIEDSYYNMSEKVAEHPHIIEIARQAIVDCGMEPQLKPIRGGTDGAQLSFMGLPCPNIFTGGYNYHGKHEFATLEGMEKAVQVIVRIAELTAQRKA; encoded by the coding sequence ATGGATAAATTACTCGAACGTTTCCTGCAATATGTCACTATGGATACCCAGTCACGGGCCGGGGTGAAGCATGTTCCCAGCACCGAAAGCCAGTGGAAGCTGTTAAACCTGCTTAAGAACCAGATGGAAGAACTGGGCATGGTTAACGTGTCGCTAAGCGAACACGGCACGTTGATGGGCACGCTGCCCGCCAACGTAGATAAACCCGTCCCGCCCATCGGATTCATTTCTCATGTCGATACCTCGCCAGATTTCACCGCCAAAAACGTGAACCCGCAAATCGTTGAAAACTACCGCGGCGGGGATATCGCGCTCGGCACCGGCGAAGAGATCCTCTCACCGGTGATGTTTCCGGTGCTCCATCAGTTGCTCGGCCACACGCTTATCACCACCGACGGCAAAACGCTGTTAGGCGCGGATGATAAAGCGGGTGTCGCAGAGATCATGACCGCCATGGCGACGCTTTCGCAGAAAAACATTCCCCACGGCGATATTCGCGTGGCCTTTACGCCGGATGAAGAGGTGGGCAAGGGGGCGAAGTATTTTGACGTTGAAGCGTTTGATGCGCGCTGGGCGTACACCATGGACGGCAGCGGTATCGGCGAGCTGGAGTATGAGAATTTTAACGCGGCCTCGGTGACCATCAAAATTGTTGGCAACAACGTGCACCCCGGCAGCGCCAAAGGCGTGATGGTGAACGCGCTGTCGCTCGCCGCGCGCATTCACGCGCTGGTGCCCGCCGACGAAAGCCCGGAGTGCACCGAAGGCTACGAGGGGTTTTACCATCTGCACACCATGAAAGGCTCGGTGGATCGTGCCGAGATGCATTACATCATCCGCGATTTCGACCGCGAGAATTTCGAAGCGCGCAAACGCCGTATGATGGATATCGCGAAACAGGTCGGTAAGGGGCTGCACCCGGATTGTTATATTGAGCTGGCCATCGAGGACAGCTATTACAATATGAGCGAGAAGGTGGCGGAGCATCCGCATATCATCGAGATTGCGCGCCAGGCGATTGTCGATTGCGGCATGGAGCCGCAGTTAAAGCCGATTCGCGGCGGCACCGACGGTGCGCAGCTGTCGTTTATGGGGCTGCCGTGCCCGAACATTTTCACCGGCGGGTACAATTATCACGGCAAACATGAGTTTGCGACGCTGGAAGGAATGGAAAAAGCGGTGCAGGTGATTGTGCGTATCGCCGAATTAACCGCGCAGCGGAAGGCGTAA
- the potA gene encoding spermidine/putrescine ABC transporter ATP-binding protein PotA produces the protein MRFLRDRVKKLNTQPRSLSPLLQLADIGKSFDGKTVISDFSLTINHGEFLTLLGPSGCGKTTVLRLIAGLENADAGRITLDAQDITDVPAEHRHVNTVFQSYALFPHMTVFENVAFGLRMQKTPTAEITPRVMDALKMVQLEEFAQRKPHQLSGGQQQRVAIARAVVNKPRLLLLDESLSALDYKLRKQMQNELKALQRKLGITFVFVTHDQEEALTMSDRIVVMRDGRIEQDGTPREIYEEPKNLFVASFIGEINIFDATVLERIDAQRVRANVEGRECVLYVAFPVTAGQKLNVLLRPEDLRVEEINGDGEADGLIGFVRERNYKGMTLESVVELENGKIVLVSEFFNEDDPDFDHSLDQKMAVTWVESWEVVLADEELA, from the coding sequence ATGCGTTTTTTACGGGACAGAGTCAAAAAATTGAATACACAGCCGCGCTCGCTTTCCCCGCTTCTGCAACTGGCGGATATCGGGAAAAGCTTTGATGGTAAAACCGTCATTTCTGATTTCTCACTGACCATCAATCATGGTGAATTCCTCACGCTCCTCGGCCCCTCCGGCTGCGGTAAAACCACCGTGCTGCGCCTTATCGCAGGCCTTGAGAACGCCGACGCCGGGCGGATCACGCTCGATGCACAGGACATCACCGACGTTCCCGCCGAGCATCGCCACGTCAATACCGTTTTCCAGAGCTACGCCCTGTTTCCGCATATGACGGTGTTTGAGAACGTCGCGTTTGGCCTGCGGATGCAAAAAACACCCACCGCTGAGATAACGCCGCGCGTGATGGATGCTTTAAAGATGGTGCAGCTTGAGGAATTTGCCCAGCGCAAACCGCATCAACTTTCCGGCGGCCAGCAGCAACGCGTGGCGATCGCCCGCGCCGTGGTCAATAAACCCCGCCTGCTGCTGCTTGATGAATCGCTCTCAGCGCTCGACTATAAACTGCGCAAACAGATGCAGAACGAGCTGAAAGCGCTGCAGCGCAAGCTGGGGATTACGTTTGTGTTCGTGACGCACGATCAGGAAGAAGCGCTGACGATGTCTGACCGCATCGTGGTGATGCGCGACGGGCGCATCGAGCAGGACGGCACGCCGCGCGAAATCTACGAAGAACCCAAAAACCTGTTTGTGGCGAGCTTTATCGGCGAGATCAATATCTTTGACGCCACCGTCCTTGAGCGTATCGACGCGCAGCGCGTGCGCGCAAATGTGGAAGGCCGCGAATGCGTGCTGTATGTCGCCTTTCCGGTGACGGCAGGCCAAAAACTCAACGTCCTGCTGCGCCCGGAAGATCTGCGCGTTGAAGAGATTAACGGCGACGGCGAGGCCGACGGCCTGATAGGCTTTGTGCGCGAGCGCAACTATAAAGGCATGACGCTGGAGTCGGTCGTTGAGCTGGAAAACGGCAAAATCGTGCTGGTCAGCGAATTCTTTAACGAAGATGACCCGGATTTTGACCACTCGCTCGATCAGAAAATGGCCGTGACCTGGGTGGAGAGCTGGGAGGTGGTGCTGGCCGATGAAGAGCTCGCGTAA
- the potB gene encoding spermidine/putrescine ABC transporter permease PotB: MKSSRKFQNVVIATIVGWLVLFVFLPNLMIIATSFLTRDDAHFVSLVFTLDNYARLLDPLYFQVLLHSLNMALQATLACLVLGYPFAWFLAKLPAKVRPLLLFLLIVPFWTNSLIRIYGLKLFLSTRGYLNEFLLWLGVIDTPMRIMYTPSAVIIGLVYILLPFMVMPLYSSIEKLDKPLLEAAKDLGASKLQTFVRIILPLTMSGIIAGCLLVMLPAMGLFYVSDLMGGAKNLLIGNVIKSQFLNIRDWPFGAATSITLTLVMGLMLLVYWRAARLLNKKVELE; this comes from the coding sequence ATGAAGAGCTCGCGTAAATTCCAGAATGTGGTGATAGCCACCATCGTCGGCTGGCTGGTGCTGTTTGTTTTTCTGCCCAACCTGATGATCATCGCCACCAGCTTTCTCACCCGCGACGACGCGCATTTCGTAAGCCTGGTCTTTACGCTGGATAACTACGCGCGCCTGCTCGACCCGCTCTATTTTCAGGTGCTGCTGCACTCGTTGAATATGGCGCTGCAGGCGACTCTGGCGTGTCTGGTGCTGGGTTACCCGTTTGCGTGGTTTCTGGCGAAACTGCCCGCGAAAGTGCGCCCGCTGCTGCTGTTTTTACTGATAGTCCCGTTCTGGACGAACTCGCTTATCCGCATCTACGGGCTGAAGCTGTTTCTCAGCACGCGCGGCTATCTGAACGAGTTTCTGCTGTGGCTTGGCGTCATCGACACCCCGATGCGCATTATGTACACGCCATCGGCGGTGATTATCGGCTTGGTCTATATTCTGCTGCCGTTTATGGTGATGCCGCTCTACTCCAGCATCGAGAAGCTCGATAAGCCGCTGCTCGAAGCCGCGAAAGATCTCGGGGCCAGCAAACTGCAAACCTTTGTGCGCATCATTCTGCCGCTGACGATGTCGGGGATTATCGCCGGATGTCTGCTGGTAATGCTGCCCGCGATGGGGCTGTTTTATGTCTCCGATCTGATGGGTGGCGCGAAAAACCTGCTTATCGGCAACGTTATCAAGAGCCAGTTCCTGAATATCCGCGACTGGCCGTTTGGCGCGGCCACCAGCATTACGCTGACGCTGGTAATGGGGCTGATGCTGCTGGTGTACTGGCGCGCCGCGCGCCTGCTTAACAAGAAGGTGGAACTGGAATGA
- the potC gene encoding spermidine/putrescine ABC transporter permease PotC, whose amino-acid sequence MIGRLLRGGFMTAIYAYLYIPIVILIVNSFNSSRFGINWQGFTTNWYSLLMNNDSLLQAAQHSLTMAVFSATFATMIGALTAVALYRYRFRGKPFVSGMLFVVMMSPDIVMAISLLVLFMLVGIQLGFWSLLFSHITFCLPFVVVTVYSRLKGFDVRMLEAARDLGASEITILRKIILPLAMPAVAAGWLLSFTLSMDDVVVSSFVTGPGYEILPLKIYSMVKVGVSPEVNALATILLMLSLVLVLASQLMLRDKTKSLPRQALNPGDVK is encoded by the coding sequence ATGATCGGTCGCCTGCTGCGCGGCGGTTTTATGACCGCCATTTACGCTTATCTTTATATTCCGATCGTGATCCTGATTGTGAATTCGTTCAACAGCTCGCGTTTCGGCATTAACTGGCAGGGCTTTACCACTAACTGGTACAGCCTGCTGATGAACAACGACAGCCTGTTACAGGCCGCGCAACACTCGCTGACGATGGCGGTGTTCTCCGCCACGTTCGCGACTATGATCGGCGCGCTGACGGCGGTCGCGCTCTACCGCTACCGTTTTCGCGGCAAACCGTTTGTCAGCGGCATGCTGTTTGTGGTGATGATGTCGCCCGATATCGTGATGGCGATTTCCCTGCTGGTGCTCTTTATGCTGGTGGGCATTCAGCTTGGCTTCTGGTCGCTGCTGTTTTCGCACATCACCTTCTGCCTGCCGTTTGTGGTCGTAACCGTCTATTCACGGCTGAAAGGCTTTGACGTGCGAATGCTTGAAGCGGCGCGCGATCTGGGCGCCAGTGAAATCACGATTCTGCGCAAAATCATTCTGCCGCTGGCGATGCCGGCGGTGGCGGCGGGCTGGCTGCTGAGCTTTACGCTGTCGATGGATGACGTGGTGGTGTCGTCGTTCGTGACGGGGCCGGGCTATGAAATCCTGCCGCTGAAAATTTACTCGATGGTCAAAGTGGGCGTGTCGCCGGAAGTGAACGCGCTCGCCACCATTCTGCTGATGCTGTCGCTGGTTCTCGTACTGGCAAGCCAGCTGATGCTTCGCGATAAAACGAAAAGCCTGCCTCGCCAGGCCTTAAACCCAGGGGACGTAAAATGA
- the potD gene encoding spermidine/putrescine ABC transporter substrate-binding protein PotD: MKKWSRHLLAAGALAFGMSAAHADDKNTLYFYNWTEYVPPGLLEQFTKETGIKVIYSTYESNETMYAKLKTYQQGAYDLVVPSTYFVDKMRKEGMIQKIDKSKLSNFHNLDPAMLNKPFDPNNDYSIPYIWGATAIGVNSDAIDPKSVTSWADLWKPEYKGSLLLTDDAREVFQMALRKLGLSGNTTDPKEIEAAYNELKKLMPNVAAFNSDNPANPYLEGEVNLGMVWNGSAWVARQAGTPLDVVWPKEGGIFWMDSLAIPANAKNVEGAHKLINFLLRPDVAKQVAETIGYPTPNLAARKLLKKEVAEDKSLYPDEATIKKGEWQNDVGDASAIYESYYQKLKAGR; this comes from the coding sequence ATGAAAAAATGGTCACGCCACCTGCTTGCTGCGGGTGCTCTGGCGTTCGGCATGAGCGCCGCGCATGCTGATGATAAAAACACGCTCTATTTCTACAACTGGACCGAGTATGTGCCGCCGGGCCTGCTTGAACAGTTCACGAAGGAGACGGGCATTAAGGTTATCTATTCGACCTATGAATCGAATGAAACCATGTACGCCAAGCTGAAGACCTACCAGCAGGGCGCCTACGATCTCGTGGTGCCGTCCACCTACTTTGTCGACAAGATGCGCAAAGAAGGGATGATCCAGAAGATCGACAAGAGCAAGCTGTCGAATTTTCACAATCTGGATCCGGCGATGCTGAATAAGCCTTTCGATCCGAATAACGACTACTCCATTCCCTACATCTGGGGCGCGACGGCGATAGGCGTGAACAGCGACGCCATCGATCCGAAAAGCGTGACCTCCTGGGCCGATCTCTGGAAGCCGGAATACAAAGGTAGCCTGCTGTTGACCGACGATGCGCGCGAAGTGTTCCAGATGGCGCTGCGTAAGCTCGGGCTTTCCGGCAATACCACCGATCCGAAAGAGATTGAAGCGGCCTATAACGAGCTGAAAAAACTGATGCCAAACGTGGCGGCGTTTAACTCCGACAACCCGGCGAACCCGTATCTGGAAGGCGAAGTGAATCTCGGTATGGTGTGGAACGGCTCCGCGTGGGTCGCTCGTCAGGCGGGCACGCCGCTGGATGTCGTCTGGCCGAAAGAAGGCGGGATCTTCTGGATGGACAGCCTCGCTATCCCGGCGAATGCGAAGAATGTGGAAGGCGCGCATAAGCTGATTAACTTCCTGCTGCGCCCGGATGTGGCAAAACAGGTGGCAGAGACCATCGGTTACCCGACGCCAAACCTGGCGGCCCGTAAGCTTCTGAAGAAAGAGGTAGCCGAGGATAAATCGCTCTATCCGGACGAAGCCACCATCAAGAAAGGCGAATGGCAGAACGACGTCGGCGACGCCAGCGCGATCTACGAGTCGTATTATCAGAAGTTAAAGGCGGGACGGTAA
- the cobB gene encoding Sir2 family NAD+-dependent deacetylase gives MQSRRLHRLGRFRRNKRRLRERLRQRIFFRDRIMTPEVMNKPVVVVLTGAGISAESGIRTFRAADGLWEEHRVEDVATPEGFARNPQLVQEFYNARRRQLQQPEIKPNAAHLALARLEEALGDRFLLVTQNIDNLHERAGSKNVVHMHGELLKVRCSQSGQVLEWTGDVTPGDKCHCCQFPAPLRPHVVWFGEMPLGMDRIYEALARADVFIAIGTSGHVYPAAGFVHEAKLQGAHTVELNLEPSQVGSEFEEKHYGLASQVVPEYVEKLLKGL, from the coding sequence ATGCAATCGCGTCGTCTGCACCGGCTGGGCCGGTTTCGAAGGAATAAACGTCGGCTGCGCGAGCGCTTGCGCCAGCGTATTTTTTTCCGGGACAGAATTATGACACCTGAAGTGATGAATAAACCTGTGGTAGTGGTCTTAACCGGGGCGGGGATCTCGGCGGAATCGGGCATTCGCACGTTCCGCGCCGCTGACGGCCTGTGGGAAGAGCATCGCGTGGAGGATGTGGCAACGCCGGAAGGGTTCGCGCGCAATCCGCAGCTGGTGCAGGAGTTTTATAACGCCCGGCGCCGCCAGCTACAGCAGCCGGAGATCAAGCCTAACGCGGCGCATCTGGCGCTGGCGCGGCTGGAAGAGGCGCTCGGCGACCGCTTTTTACTGGTCACCCAGAATATCGATAACCTGCACGAGCGCGCGGGCAGCAAAAATGTGGTGCATATGCATGGCGAATTGCTGAAAGTGCGCTGTTCGCAGAGCGGGCAGGTGCTGGAGTGGACGGGCGACGTGACGCCTGGCGATAAGTGCCACTGTTGCCAGTTCCCCGCGCCGCTGCGCCCGCACGTAGTGTGGTTCGGCGAGATGCCGCTCGGGATGGATCGTATTTATGAGGCACTCGCGCGCGCCGATGTGTTTATCGCCATCGGCACCTCCGGGCACGTTTATCCGGCCGCCGGATTCGTGCATGAAGCGAAGCTTCAGGGCGCGCATACCGTGGAGCTTAACCTGGAGCCAAGCCAGGTCGGCAGCGAGTTTGAAGAGAAGCATTACGGGCTGGCAAGCCAGGTGGTGCCGGAGTATGTCGAGAAGCTGTTGAAAGGGCTTTGA
- the nagK gene encoding N-acetylglucosamine kinase, whose protein sequence is MYYGFDIGGSKIALGVYDDARRLQWQTRVATPHDRYENFLDAISALVTEADRRFGGAGHVGVGIPGIPETDDGLLYAANLPAASGRAVRRDLSVRLGRDVRIDNDANCFALSEAWDDEFSAYPVVMGLILGTGVGGGVVVDGKPVTGRSFITGEFGHIRLPVDALAILGRDIPLIRCGCGQHGCIENYLSGRGFAWLWHHFYHESLDAPQIIGRWQQGDTQAQAHVERYTDLLAACVASLLTVLDPHLVVLGGGLSGFSHLTTTLSAKLPAYLLPVAKVPRIEQARHGDAGGMRGAAFLHLTRSRS, encoded by the coding sequence ATGTATTACGGGTTTGACATTGGCGGCAGCAAAATCGCCCTCGGGGTATACGATGACGCGCGGCGTCTGCAATGGCAAACCCGCGTCGCGACGCCGCATGACCGCTACGAGAACTTTCTCGACGCCATCAGCGCGCTGGTGACAGAGGCCGACCGCCGCTTTGGCGGCGCGGGGCATGTCGGCGTTGGCATTCCCGGCATCCCGGAAACGGACGACGGCCTGCTGTATGCCGCCAATCTGCCCGCCGCCAGCGGCAGGGCGGTGAGGCGCGATCTCAGCGTGCGGCTCGGGCGCGACGTGCGTATCGATAACGACGCCAACTGTTTTGCGCTCTCCGAGGCCTGGGACGATGAGTTCAGCGCGTATCCTGTTGTGATGGGGCTTATTCTCGGCACTGGTGTCGGCGGCGGCGTGGTTGTTGATGGCAAACCGGTGACCGGACGCAGCTTTATCACGGGCGAATTCGGGCATATCCGGCTGCCGGTGGACGCGCTTGCGATCCTCGGGCGCGATATCCCACTCATCCGCTGCGGCTGCGGGCAACACGGCTGTATTGAGAATTATCTTTCCGGTCGGGGCTTTGCATGGCTTTGGCATCACTTCTACCATGAATCACTGGACGCGCCGCAAATCATTGGCCGCTGGCAGCAGGGTGACACGCAGGCGCAGGCGCATGTTGAGCGTTATACCGACCTGCTGGCGGCCTGTGTCGCGAGTCTGTTGACCGTGCTGGACCCGCATCTGGTGGTGCTCGGCGGCGGGCTGTCGGGGTTTTCGCATCTGACAACGACGCTTAGCGCGAAGCTGCCTGCGTATCTGCTGCCCGTGGCGAAAGTGCCGCGTATTGAGCAGGCGCGCCACGGCGACGCGGGCGGTATGCGCGGCGCGGCTTTTCTCCATCTCACACGCTCACGGAGTTGA
- the lolE gene encoding lipoprotein-releasing ABC transporter permease subunit LolE has translation MASPLSLLIGLRFSRGRRRSGMVSLISVISTIGIALGVAVLIVGLSAMNGFERELNNRILAVVPHGEIEPVEQPWRGWKDVVTRVEKVNGIVAAAPYVNFTGLVESGANLRAIQVKGVDPAQEQRLSALPHYVQNNAWQSFQAGKQQIIIGKGVADALKVKQGDWLSIMIPNSDADHKLLQPKRVRLQVAGILQLSGQLDHSFAMVPLADAQGYLNLGDSVTGIAIKVNDVFNANQLVRDAGQVTDAYVYIKSWINTYGYMYRDIQMIRAIMYLAMVLVIGVACFNIVSTLVMAVKDKSSDIAVLRTLGAKDGLIRAIFVWYGLLAGLLGSVSGVVVGVLASWQLTAIIHGIEKLIGHHFLSGDIYFIDFLPSELHALDVVYVLLTALVLSLLASWYPARRASRIDPARVLSGQ, from the coding sequence ATGGCTTCCCCGTTATCATTACTGATTGGTCTGCGCTTTAGCCGGGGACGCAGACGCAGCGGCATGGTGTCGCTTATCTCCGTTATTTCAACGATTGGCATCGCGCTTGGCGTGGCGGTGCTGATTGTGGGCTTAAGCGCCATGAACGGCTTTGAGCGCGAGCTGAACAATCGCATTCTGGCGGTCGTGCCGCATGGTGAAATCGAGCCGGTGGAGCAGCCGTGGCGCGGCTGGAAGGATGTTGTGACGCGCGTTGAGAAGGTCAACGGCATCGTCGCGGCGGCACCATACGTCAATTTTACCGGCCTGGTGGAGAGCGGGGCGAACCTGCGCGCCATTCAGGTGAAAGGCGTTGACCCGGCGCAGGAGCAGCGTTTAAGCGCGCTGCCGCATTATGTGCAGAACAACGCCTGGCAGAGTTTTCAGGCGGGCAAACAGCAAATCATTATCGGTAAAGGTGTTGCTGATGCGCTGAAAGTGAAGCAGGGCGACTGGCTCTCTATCATGATCCCGAATTCTGACGCTGACCATAAGCTGTTGCAGCCCAAACGCGTACGTTTGCAGGTAGCAGGTATTCTGCAACTGAGCGGCCAGCTCGATCACAGCTTTGCGATGGTGCCGCTGGCCGATGCGCAGGGCTATCTGAACCTCGGTGACAGTGTCACGGGCATCGCCATCAAGGTGAATGACGTCTTTAACGCGAATCAACTGGTGCGCGACGCGGGCCAGGTGACGGACGCCTATGTCTATATCAAAAGCTGGATCAACACCTATGGCTACATGTACCGCGATATCCAGATGATCCGCGCGATTATGTATCTGGCGATGGTGCTGGTGATTGGCGTCGCCTGCTTTAACATCGTCTCGACGCTGGTGATGGCGGTGAAAGATAAAAGCAGCGACATCGCGGTGCTGCGTACGCTCGGTGCGAAAGACGGGCTTATCCGTGCGATTTTCGTCTGGTACGGACTGCTCGCCGGGCTGCTCGGCTCGGTCAGCGGCGTGGTGGTGGGTGTGCTGGCCTCGTGGCAGCTCACGGCCATCATTCACGGGATTGAAAAACTGATCGGCCATCATTTCCTCTCCGGTGATATCTACTTTATCGACTTCCTGCCATCGGAGCTGCACGCGCTGGATGTGGTTTATGTGCTGCTGACGGCGCTGGTGCTGAGCCTGCTGGCGAGCTGGTATCCGGCACGGCGCGCGAGCCGCATCGATCCGGCGCGGGTACTGAGCGGACAATAA
- the lolD gene encoding lipoprotein-releasing ABC transporter ATP-binding protein LolD — MSNSVLLQCDNLCKRYQEGKVQTDVLHNVSFSIDAGEMMAIVGSSGSGKSTLLHLLGGLDTPTSGDVIFSGRALSTLSSSAKAELRNRELGFIYQFHHLLPDFTAMENVAMPLLIGKAPKAETERRALAMLDAVGLAHRSSHRPSELSGGERQRVAIARALVNNPRLVLADEPTGNLDARNADSIFDLLGELNKTQGTAFLVVTHDLLLAKRLSRQLEMRDGHLNPELTLMGRA, encoded by the coding sequence ATGAGTAATTCTGTGCTGTTACAGTGCGACAACCTGTGCAAACGCTACCAGGAAGGCAAAGTGCAAACGGATGTGTTGCACAACGTCAGCTTCAGCATCGACGCGGGCGAAATGATGGCGATTGTCGGCAGCTCCGGCTCCGGCAAAAGTACGCTCTTGCACCTGCTGGGCGGGCTGGATACGCCTACCTCCGGCGACGTAATTTTCAGCGGCCGGGCGCTAAGTACGCTCTCTTCTTCCGCCAAAGCGGAGCTGCGTAACCGCGAGCTCGGTTTTATTTACCAGTTCCACCATCTGCTTCCCGATTTCACCGCGATGGAAAACGTGGCGATGCCGTTATTAATCGGCAAAGCGCCGAAGGCCGAGACCGAGCGCCGGGCGCTCGCGATGCTGGACGCCGTGGGGCTCGCACACCGCAGCAGCCACCGTCCGTCTGAGCTTTCCGGCGGCGAGCGCCAGCGCGTCGCGATTGCTCGCGCGCTGGTGAATAATCCGCGTCTGGTGCTGGCGGATGAACCGACCGGTAACCTTGATGCCCGCAACGCCGACAGCATTTTCGACCTGCTCGGCGAGCTGAATAAAACCCAGGGCACCGCCTTTCTGGTGGTGACGCACGATCTGCTACTGGCGAAACGGCTGTCGCGCCAGCTGGAGATGCGCGACGGGCACCTGAACCCTGAGCTGACCCTGATGGGGAGGGCGTAA